The following is a genomic window from Xenopus laevis strain J_2021 chromosome 2L, Xenopus_laevis_v10.1, whole genome shotgun sequence.
ggagggacagtccctcttttgacagctcaacccgcagtccctcatttgtactggaaagtccctcttttctatgcactgaacagccagaaaaagaaacaaagtttctcacgtaattggcttttagcagagagcccagaagagctaacaggtgcaaataagatactttgtaacaattttgaggcacaaaaacacagtttagataaggagaaatattttcaaactttcataacctgccaaattttgtaaaacaaacatggtaattagggggtgtgaccaaagaaaggggtgtggtcaaaaaattgcgctacgtgcgggaaaaatttttttgtccctctttttacttccaaaatgttgggaggtatggaataacTAAATAATTGATGATTTTATATTGTGATTTTATCCAAAGATCTTTGGAGTCTGAATCGGTCAAATCCTCAATCTTCTGAAAAGCGTCATAATTCATTAAGGGGATATCTCCTTATTCTAAACAATATTGTCTTTTTCTGACGAAAGTCAGATCCCTTTAATTAATTCTAGTACATCTACTGATAGATCTCTCTACTGTCAAATTCACAATCGCCTGTATTATACTCACTTATGTCTACATTTAGCGATTTACCTTCTATTACAGTAAATTTAGCATAATATTTTTCCATTGCCAGGAGACTGAATGATGCTGTatcattactagggatgcaccgaatccacttatttggattcggccgaacccccgaatccttttcgaacgattcggccgaataccaaactgaatccgaaccctaatttgcatatgcaaattaggggtgggaaggggaaaaccttttttacttccttgttttctgacaaaaagtcacgcaatttccctccccaccctaatttgcatatgcaaattaggattcggttcggcagggcagaaggattcggccgaatcctactgaaaaaggccgaatcctggccaaatcccgaaccgaatcctggattcggtgcatccctaatcattaCACTCTGAACTCTGCTCAAAAACTATTtatgaataatgaaataaaaagtccAGGAACATGCACAGGGAGTTCAAGAACAATACCCTTAAATATCGACTTACTTTGATCTTGCGACGGTCCTGGACATGTACAACAGTATGAGAaacagaaaaacaacaaaaacagcaaGGCCGACCCAAAGGGCAATGACAATCGAATCTGGAATTGAGATAAATATACACAGTTGGACCATTGTTTTACACTGCAAGAACAAACATCAACTTGACCATAAATATCCTGCTCCCATGGTTCTTAGCAGTATAAAATATCCTACATTTATGTTCCCGTGTCAGGTCATGGCTGTCgtgcaatttttttaaagtgatactgacacaaaaaaaacgattttcaaaatattaatctacattaaaagtccCCTGTAGATCATGTTgtttgtttttcactgatagttctgcttttgtaagtaattgttacatgaagttcctaaacctgattgttttcccaacctgactgtcccttctcagcctgtcagtaagagtttctaatgctaagggACCtagtgctgcacaaatatggcagccccctcataaaggaacatgggataagaaaggtaatgtaaaagcatcaggcacatacttttatggcaaaattctaaatGGCATTCAAAGACAacgttatgatagatataaaaaaagtttttttttttggtgtcagtatctctttaaagggaaactgtcatgggaaaacatgatttttcaaaacgcatcagttaatagtgctgctccagcagaattctacactgaaatccatttctcaaaagagcaaacagatttttttatattcaattttgaaagctgacatggggctagacattttgtcaatttcacagctgccccggtcatgtgacttgtgctctgataaacttcaatcactctttactgctgtactgcaagttggagtgatatcaccccttccccccccccagcagccaaacaaaagaacaatgggaagggaacaagatagcagctccctaacacaagataacagctgcctggtagatctaagaacagcactcaatagtaaaagcccagtcccactgagactgactcagttacattaagtaggagaaataacaacctgccagaaagtatttcctggaggcacaagtcacatgactgggggcagctgggaaactgacaatatgtctagccccatgtcagatttgaatataaaaaaatctgtttgctcttttgagaaatgaatttcagtgcagaattctgctggagcagcaccatcaacttatgtgttttgaagaaaaaaaaaaacgttttcccatgacagtatccctttaagttgtgcGGTGGTTCACAGTGCAGAATCATTCTAAGTGACAATATTATCAATGAAGAGTATATCTGTGCCTTAAGATATATATTTGGTAAAGAGTTTTGTACTGGCATGGGTATCGGGTAAGTGAATAGAATCACTGgtgggtgtctaacatttggcacctccagcaATTTAGACTTTCCCTATAAGTATATAAGAATACTATTTCTCATTCATAAGTACTTCCAGTTGGTTCATGGCACTAAATTATGCcccaaaaaagtccaaatcctgCAGTGATAGAAGCAATGCATTTCAGAGGAGATCCTGGACCAACTGCCTTTGCAAATACTGTATAGCTAAAATCTCTGCCGCAAAGTAAGACACAACTGCTGCTTTGGGAAAGGAAATAGCTCTACATCATCACAGGCtcaaatacacacacattttttaatgacagCGTCTCTTTAGTTAAAACATTACTTAGAGGAACAACAGTAGAGAAAGAGGTGCAGCAGCATATACTCACATTTATTTGCTTTTGGGTCGCTTTCATCGAAGGATGCAAAATCCTCATAGTCATAGTAGTCTTCATAAGTGTAGGAAAAGTTACTGATGTCGGCCATCATTGCATTGTGAGCACAACTGGTACCTGCTATTACAAACTTGGTGCATGTGAGAATAAGCGACAGCTTAGCAGCTCCTATCATTGGTGTAAGCGCAAGCTAAATAAGCTGCTTTCTGTTTAAACAGCAGAGTATAGCAATCCGGCCAGTTACTTCTTGCTGCTTATTTCCAGCTCGTTGCTCTGCCCAAGTCCAGCTAGTAGATAAGGATCTAAAGAAAACATGCAACGTTAGCTCATTGAAGGACTGCAGACACTGCAAATGCAAATCAGTTATGtctataatatttaaattaacatttttaaatgaacatcGACTCCTGGAGGATGCCTTGGGAGGCCATGCATGTTGGCTGGCTTtgatgtggaaaaaaaatgattgtgagAAATTGTGGGGTTGCTCTGCTTAGAAGCGGCCAGAGAAATGTCccagatgactcttctctgctcactaactgaATTTTCTAAGCCAGCAACACTGGCAGAGTTACTGCAGAGATTAGGAAGGGGTACTCCTTGTGATCTCCAACACTTGACCATCTACCTACATGAGCGACATTTGCAattgtataaaggtggccatagacgtagagatctgctcattggcgatgtcaccaaatgtacagctctctccccgatatgcccacattgaggtgggcgatatcaggctaatctgattgttggccctaaggcccaacaatcggatcataatgcttccgatacgggcggtcagattgtGGGACCGCAAACACGTATAGATGCGGCcacaatccgatgggattttttaacctgcttgaTCGAGATATGCTtgatttttgcccagatatcgatcgggaaagcctgtTGGATGGCCCCATACACgcgccaataaactgccgactcggtctgtcgtcaGCACCTTTAGAGCTGAATAGATAATAGGTGTTTTACATAATACATTGCAGGGTgcaaaatagggttgccacctttggcagcagccaggtggcaaccctacctactggtgactagggttgccactagggttgccgcctggcctggccagtagggttgccaccttttaaaaaaaaaaattaccggccactGGTGGGAGCGGAAACGAAAGGGGCGGGACGTGATGGAAGAAGGGGCGGAGCAAATGAGGGGGcgacacaaaaggggcggggtcatGGGGAGTAGTGTCACAAAAGGGGAGAGGGCCACCGCACAAAGCCGACGAAAATGTCAttggcgggcaggggattttgtaaatggtattacaaattaccggcagctacattgccggtaaatttgtaataccggccccggcccggccgggtggcaaccctactggcgggtaaaaatgatggttgatcccaatgttattaatagggagaaaagataaatatataggaaggccagaatttttttccagaaaaggtggcaacccaagttgccactttttccagaaaattaaTATCATTGgaatcaactatcatttttaccaaATTAAGAATAAGAAACAGTATGCGCTtcctatattaaataaactcccaCCAACAAAGTACTTTTCCTCACAACAGTTCgacttttgaaaaaacagttCCGTAAAGATCTTTatgcctctgatgaagtgattctggatcacgaaacgcgttgggccgtGGACTAAGTATTTTAAATGTGAGTGTATACTAttgaattatattaataaaaatcctATCAATTGAGCATGTGTCTTGCTGTTCAACTGACTTCCCAGCCAGCAGCACCAGTCTCCATTCGATCAACTGTAGTCTGCAGTGTGAGGAGGTGATAATAGGAACGTGTGAGCGAGTGGAACACCAGGACGCTGATACGATCAAGCCAGCAGCGCCAGTCTCCATACGTTCGGCTGCAGCCTACAGTGTGAGAGGCTGGAAAACATTGAGAGACACTGCTGTAAATCAGCCCAAACCTGCAGCTGTAactaaagcatacctcccaactgtccctttttcggagggacagtccctcttttgacaccTCAACCtccagtccctcgtttgtacaggaaagtccctattttctttgcactgaagagccagaaaaacACCCAAAGTACAGAAcgcctaacaggtgcaaataagatactttgtaccCATTTTGAGACACaataaaacagtttagataaggagaaatattttcaaactttcataacccgctaaattttgtaaaatgaaaatggtagttaggggtgtggccacagaaaggggcgtggtcaaaattgcTGTTCTATGTTTGAAAACatttgttgtccctctttttacttccaaaatgttgggaggtatgaaaggtTTCAGGCTGAACTAAAAGGACACCAACCCCAGTGCTCATGGAGGAGGCCCTGACTTATTGTTGTGATATTGAAATATTCTCTCTGCTTCACCAAACATCTCAGCAGTACAAAACAAGCTTTCCCATAAACTTGGACAGAAGCTGCTTTGAATCATAGAGGGGTAACTACTTCACTCACACAGACAAAGGCTACAGATAAATATATGCCTTTAATGATTCCCATTATGTATGAGGGAATATTTAATTGCTGGAATTCACCGGCACAGAACTACAACTTGAAACAACCGCTTTATTTTGTGGGTATTACAATCAAACACCATAAAGATGATTTAAAGTCCAGGCGACGCTCTGTCCAGTCAAAGCGCCGCTCGGTGCGCTACGTCATTTCCGCTTTGCGCTTGAATGGAAATGGCGGCAGATAAGAACTCAAGCTTCATGCCCGCTAATGGAGGAGACGGACATAACAGCAGCTTGGGGAAGCTTCTGAATTCGGAGGAAGATCCGCCGGTGGTGTTTCTATGCAGCCATTGCAAGAGGCCGGTCGGAGACACGTACAGCTGGATGGGCAGCGACATGGGAGACCAGACTATATTACTGAAAGGTGCTGAGCGATAAAAGTGACGGGACAGGAGGGGAGAAAGAGAAGGTCATTGGTTGTTATTACAATGTTCTAAATTCAATCAGATGATGGTTATTGGATCTGCTGTTTAGTGTGCAGTTCTGGCTCAGTGCCACTAGGCGTCGCTGTCCTACTATCTTCTATTAGCAGCACTAAGGGGCGTGTTTACTAACCgtagagataaatatctggagatgctgcccatagcaaccaatcagatctttgcttttgttttctaagttaTAATtagc
Proteins encoded in this region:
- the LOC108707880 gene encoding melanocortin-2 receptor accessory protein 2A codes for the protein MIGAAKLSLILTCTKFVIAGTSCAHNAMMADISNFSYTYEDYYDYEDFASFDESDPKANKYSIVIALWVGLAVFVVFLFLILLYMSRTVARSKNTARRKRKHMEQPKEREHGENSRNPE